The proteins below come from a single Prolixibacter sp. NT017 genomic window:
- a CDS encoding biotin/lipoyl-containing protein, giving the protein MQNEVRINSRTANVELLGKEGSKYRALIDGREYEFDVVRVEPGIYSVLHNGKSTNMEMIEVGKANHYSVKTLTSQYEVEVIDALTRYRNNTKGDLASAGNVITTPMPGKVVRIPVKEGEEVEAGQTVITISAMKMESEYKSAFHGTVKKILVNEGDTIEGHQPLVELESLED; this is encoded by the coding sequence ATGCAGAACGAAGTAAGAATCAATTCGCGTACAGCGAACGTAGAGCTGCTGGGTAAGGAAGGCTCCAAATACCGGGCACTCATCGACGGTCGCGAATATGAATTTGACGTGGTTCGTGTTGAGCCGGGGATTTATTCCGTGCTTCACAACGGCAAGTCGACCAACATGGAAATGATCGAGGTAGGCAAAGCCAACCACTACAGCGTAAAAACCCTTACCAGTCAGTACGAGGTAGAGGTGATTGATGCGCTCACCCGTTACAGAAACAATACGAAAGGTGATCTGGCATCAGCCGGTAATGTGATTACCACCCCCATGCCTGGGAAAGTGGTTCGTATTCCTGTGAAAGAAGGGGAAGAAGTGGAAGCTGGCCAAACGGTCATCACCATATCGGCCATGAAAATGGAAAGCGAATACAAGAGTGCTTTCCATGGAACCGTGAAAAAGATTTTGGTAAACGAAGGGGACACCATCGAGGGGCATCAACCGCTGGTTGAATTGGAATCCCTTGAAGATTGA
- a CDS encoding AraC family transcriptional regulator, whose translation MPFYSIFRFFYLLGTVNALFFAFLIFSRSNRKRSDVILGVWLVFLSLQLVIPFIYMSNIKALGYMIGYESTLLALHPIFLYNYALTLTNEKRKLKSILLSFIPALMVALSMVGFVEMSSTEKFNMVTKETLPPLSVFPSFILSMTVIVWFMVAAFRVLKKHKKQILQVYSYRDDVDLLWLRRLTVSFAIILASDLALGILFIFINVPMPFADFFFYTMLTIFIFLLGYFGYQQGNIFRFEPLNIAREAHESHAKEESHDQKAEIPVINEADAQKLSALMKEEQPFLESSLTINDLSRMMDMPPHQLSRVINRHFGKNFFEYVNQYRIEYFKRLAVDPKYQHYSLLGLGLECGFNSKSSFNRVFKEHTGLTPGAVRKQAEAETVSQ comes from the coding sequence ATGCCTTTTTATTCCATCTTTCGGTTTTTCTATTTACTGGGAACCGTCAATGCACTCTTCTTTGCGTTTCTGATTTTTTCCCGGAGCAACCGGAAACGCTCTGATGTCATTCTGGGAGTCTGGCTGGTATTCCTGTCGTTGCAGCTTGTCATTCCCTTTATTTACATGAGCAACATCAAAGCGTTGGGATACATGATTGGTTACGAATCAACGCTACTTGCATTACATCCTATTTTTCTGTACAACTACGCCCTAACGCTGACCAACGAAAAGCGAAAGCTAAAATCCATCCTGCTCAGTTTCATCCCGGCCCTGATGGTTGCTCTCTCCATGGTGGGGTTTGTCGAAATGTCTTCTACTGAGAAGTTCAACATGGTGACCAAAGAAACACTACCGCCGTTAAGTGTGTTCCCTTCTTTTATTCTGTCAATGACAGTTATCGTCTGGTTTATGGTAGCAGCCTTCAGGGTACTGAAAAAACACAAAAAACAAATTCTACAGGTTTACTCCTACCGGGATGACGTTGATCTACTCTGGCTCCGACGACTGACCGTTTCCTTTGCCATTATTCTGGCATCTGACCTGGCATTGGGCATCCTTTTCATTTTCATTAATGTTCCAATGCCTTTTGCCGATTTCTTTTTCTATACGATGCTGACCATCTTCATCTTCCTGTTAGGATACTTTGGTTATCAGCAAGGAAATATTTTCAGGTTCGAACCACTTAATATCGCCCGGGAGGCTCACGAGAGTCATGCCAAGGAAGAATCGCATGACCAGAAAGCAGAAATTCCTGTAATCAACGAAGCGGATGCCCAAAAACTGAGTGCGCTGATGAAAGAAGAACAACCATTCCTGGAAAGCTCGCTCACTATTAACGACCTTTCGCGGATGATGGACATGCCGCCCCACCAGTTGTCACGGGTCATCAACCGCCATTTCGGAAAGAATTTCTTCGAGTATGTGAACCAGTATCGTATCGAATATTTCAAACGGTTGGCCGTCGATCCCAAATACCAGCACTACTCACTGCTTGGCTTGGGGCTGGAATGCGGGTTCAATTCCAAGTCATCTTTCAACCGGGTTTTCAAAGAGCATACGGGACTCACACCAGGTGCTGTGCGAAAACAAGCCGAAGCAGAAACCGTGTCTCAATAA
- a CDS encoding DUF2892 domain-containing protein, protein MKKNMGNTDRIIRVLLAIVFVALYYAGIITGIIGIILLILAAIFVLTSLVSFCPLYAPFGIKTFCAPKEDAPKE, encoded by the coding sequence ATGAAAAAAAACATGGGAAACACTGACCGGATCATCCGCGTCCTTCTCGCCATTGTATTTGTTGCCCTTTATTATGCGGGCATTATTACCGGAATAATTGGCATTATTCTGCTCATCCTGGCGGCTATCTTTGTGCTCACCAGCCTGGTCAGTTTCTGCCCGCTCTACGCACCTTTCGGCATCAAAACATTCTGTGCGCCGAAAGAGGATGCCCCCAAAGAGTAA
- a CDS encoding valine--tRNA ligase has product MEIPSKYNPVEVEDKWYQYWMEQGFFHSEPDEREPYTIVIPPPNVTGVLHMGHMLNNTIQDILVRRARMQGYNACWVPGTDHASIATEAKVVGKLREEGIKKDDLTRDAFLEHAWEWTHKHGGIILEQLKKLGASCDWERTAFTMDEKRSESVIKVFVDLYNKGYIYRGVRMVNWDPSAKTALSDEEVIHKEEQSKLYYVRYKIEDVPGEFVTVATTRPETILGDTAVCVNPNDGRFKHLAGKRVLVPLVNRSVPIIQDEYVDMEFGTGCLKITPAHDVNDYEIGLRHNLEVIDTFNDDGTLSKEAGFLIGVDRFEARKQIIPMLEDAGNLVKVEDYTNKVGYSERTDVVIEPKLSAQWFLKMEELGKPALDAVENDDVQFFPPKFKNLYRHWMGNIKDWCISRQLWWGHRIPVYYLADGSFVVAETDEKALQLARETTGRMDLTIDDLHQDEDVLDTWASSWLWPISVFDGISDPDNKEINYYYPTNDLVTAPEIIFFWVARMIIAGYEYRGTFPFKNVYFTGIVRDKLRRKMSKSLGNSPDPLDLIAKYGADGVRVGMLLCSPAGNDILFEESLTEQGRNFSSKIWNSFRLVHGWEVDASLPQPEHARLGLDWFNAQLNEVIATMNDHFSKYRLSDALMTIYTAMRDDFSGWLLEIVKPAYQQPIDKQTYDELVALFDKMLRLLHPFMPFITEEIWQLLGERKEGESIMMAEWPTVAEADASLVEQFVNIEEAVTGIRNVRKEKNIANKEELKVAVYPGEKGYSPVFDAVLRKMGNLSELEVVNEKVDGALSFRVKSTEYYIPLGDLVNVEEEIAKIEEELKYTRGFLTSVMKKLGNERFVNGAPEQVVATERKKQADAEEKIKLLEERLTSLK; this is encoded by the coding sequence ATGGAAATCCCAAGCAAGTACAATCCTGTAGAAGTTGAAGACAAGTGGTACCAGTACTGGATGGAACAAGGTTTTTTCCATTCGGAGCCCGATGAGCGGGAGCCTTACACCATCGTCATCCCGCCGCCAAACGTGACCGGTGTGTTGCACATGGGCCACATGCTGAACAATACCATTCAGGATATTTTGGTACGCCGTGCACGGATGCAGGGCTACAACGCTTGCTGGGTGCCGGGAACCGACCATGCTTCCATTGCCACTGAAGCAAAAGTGGTGGGCAAGCTACGCGAAGAAGGTATCAAAAAGGATGACCTTACTCGGGACGCTTTTTTGGAACATGCCTGGGAATGGACGCACAAACATGGCGGCATCATCCTGGAGCAGTTGAAAAAGCTGGGCGCTTCGTGCGACTGGGAGCGTACCGCGTTTACCATGGATGAAAAACGTTCGGAGTCGGTTATCAAGGTATTTGTCGACTTGTACAACAAAGGCTATATCTACCGCGGAGTGCGGATGGTCAACTGGGACCCGTCGGCCAAAACTGCCCTTTCCGATGAGGAAGTAATTCACAAGGAAGAGCAATCGAAACTTTACTACGTTCGCTATAAAATTGAAGATGTTCCCGGTGAATTCGTTACGGTAGCTACCACCCGTCCGGAAACCATTCTGGGTGATACGGCGGTGTGTGTAAACCCGAACGATGGCCGTTTCAAACACCTCGCCGGAAAACGTGTGTTGGTGCCGCTGGTGAACCGCAGTGTTCCCATTATCCAGGACGAATACGTGGATATGGAGTTCGGTACCGGCTGTTTGAAGATTACCCCGGCACACGATGTGAATGACTATGAAATCGGGTTGCGCCACAACCTCGAAGTGATTGATACCTTCAACGATGACGGAACGCTGAGCAAAGAAGCCGGCTTCCTGATTGGTGTCGACCGTTTTGAAGCGCGTAAGCAAATTATCCCGATGCTGGAAGATGCCGGCAATCTGGTAAAGGTCGAAGACTACACCAACAAGGTTGGTTACTCCGAGCGTACTGACGTGGTGATTGAACCGAAGCTCTCGGCACAGTGGTTCCTGAAAATGGAAGAGCTGGGCAAACCGGCTTTAGACGCTGTGGAGAATGACGATGTGCAGTTCTTCCCGCCCAAGTTCAAAAACCTGTACCGTCACTGGATGGGGAACATCAAAGACTGGTGTATCTCACGCCAGCTGTGGTGGGGACATCGCATCCCGGTTTATTATCTGGCAGACGGAAGCTTTGTGGTAGCAGAAACCGATGAGAAGGCATTGCAATTGGCCCGCGAAACAACTGGTCGCATGGATTTGACCATTGACGACCTGCATCAGGACGAGGATGTGCTTGATACCTGGGCTTCATCGTGGCTGTGGCCAATATCCGTGTTTGACGGCATTAGCGACCCGGATAACAAAGAGATTAATTACTATTACCCGACGAACGATTTGGTAACGGCTCCCGAGATTATCTTCTTCTGGGTAGCCCGTATGATCATTGCCGGATATGAATATCGCGGGACTTTCCCGTTCAAAAATGTGTATTTCACCGGTATCGTGCGCGACAAGCTGCGCCGCAAGATGTCGAAGTCGTTGGGGAACTCGCCCGACCCGCTGGACCTGATTGCCAAATACGGCGCCGACGGTGTTCGTGTGGGTATGTTGCTCTGTTCACCGGCCGGAAACGATATCCTTTTCGAGGAATCGCTGACCGAGCAGGGAAGGAACTTCAGCTCGAAAATCTGGAACTCTTTCCGTCTGGTACATGGCTGGGAAGTGGATGCCTCGTTGCCACAACCGGAGCATGCGCGCCTGGGCCTCGACTGGTTCAACGCTCAGCTGAACGAAGTGATTGCTACTATGAACGATCATTTCAGCAAGTACCGACTGAGCGATGCACTCATGACCATCTACACGGCCATGCGCGACGACTTCTCGGGTTGGTTGCTCGAAATCGTGAAGCCGGCATATCAGCAGCCCATCGACAAGCAGACCTACGACGAGTTGGTAGCGTTGTTCGACAAGATGCTGCGCCTGTTGCACCCGTTCATGCCGTTTATCACCGAAGAAATCTGGCAGTTGCTGGGCGAGCGGAAAGAAGGCGAGTCCATCATGATGGCAGAATGGCCAACGGTTGCTGAAGCCGATGCTTCGCTGGTAGAGCAGTTCGTGAATATCGAAGAAGCGGTAACCGGCATTCGGAATGTGCGCAAAGAGAAGAATATCGCCAACAAGGAAGAACTGAAAGTAGCTGTTTATCCCGGTGAAAAAGGTTATTCTCCGGTGTTCGATGCGGTGCTTAGGAAGATGGGGAACCTCAGCGAGCTGGAGGTGGTGAACGAGAAAGTCGACGGCGCGCTGTCGTTCCGTGTGAAATCGACTGAATACTATATTCCGCTGGGCGACCTGGTGAATGTGGAAGAGGAGATAGCCAAGATTGAAGAAGAATTGAAATATACCCGCGGCTTCCTTACTTCGGTAATGAAGAAGCTGGGCAACGAGCGCTTTGTGAACGGAGCCCCAGAACAGGTGGTAGCCACCGAGCGCAAAAAGCAGGCCGATGCCGAGGAGAAAATCAAACTCCTGGAAGAGCGCCTTACCTCGTTGAAATAA
- a CDS encoding endonuclease domain-containing protein, whose amino-acid sequence MGISNKVTLFYNAPPIIFERAKRLRENMTEAELKLWECLKEKKLLNLRFRPQHPIDIFIADFYCHPLKLIIEIDGGIHLSETNKAYDIGREAELERWGLKVVRFTNQEVLNSLDQVLMNLEKICIDRQKELQ is encoded by the coding sequence ATGGGTATCAGCAACAAAGTCACCTTGTTTTATAATGCTCCCCCTATCATATTTGAAAGAGCGAAACGGTTACGAGAAAACATGACCGAGGCAGAATTAAAACTGTGGGAGTGCCTTAAAGAGAAGAAATTGCTTAACCTACGATTCAGACCGCAACATCCTATCGATATATTTATTGCTGATTTTTATTGTCATCCACTGAAACTGATTATTGAAATCGATGGAGGAATTCATCTGTCTGAAACGAATAAAGCATATGATATCGGAAGAGAAGCAGAATTGGAAAGATGGGGACTCAAAGTAGTACGCTTTACCAACCAGGAAGTGCTGAATAGTCTGGACCAGGTACTCATGAATCTTGAGAAAATTTGTATAGACAGGCAAAAGGAACTTCAGTAA
- a CDS encoding lipocalin family protein, with protein MRKWIAITGLSAVAGLFFLSGCTGKKEPPYAPVSGFELQQYLGKWYEIARLPNRFEKDLVNVTATYSLRDDGKVRVQNEGDKPDGKHKMAIGKAKLAGNPGEGYLRVSFFGPFYADYVIVALDKEHYQYALVASSDKYLWILSRTPQLDKNLYDKLLQKAQQLGFDTSKLYVVPQKATEQQADKQ; from the coding sequence ATGCGTAAATGGATTGCCATTACCGGACTTTCGGCTGTCGCCGGATTGTTTTTTCTTTCCGGTTGTACCGGGAAAAAGGAACCACCTTATGCGCCGGTCTCCGGCTTTGAACTCCAGCAATACCTGGGCAAGTGGTACGAAATTGCCCGACTACCCAACCGTTTCGAGAAAGACCTGGTGAATGTAACCGCGACCTATTCCTTGCGGGACGATGGCAAGGTGCGGGTGCAGAACGAAGGAGACAAACCGGACGGAAAACACAAAATGGCCATCGGGAAAGCTAAGCTGGCCGGAAACCCCGGTGAAGGGTACCTGCGGGTATCATTTTTCGGTCCCTTCTATGCCGACTACGTGATTGTGGCGTTGGACAAAGAACATTACCAATATGCGCTGGTCGCCAGTTCCGATAAGTATTTATGGATCTTATCGCGCACACCTCAACTGGATAAAAACCTATACGACAAACTATTGCAAAAAGCACAGCAGTTGGGTTTCGATACCTCGAAGTTGTACGTGGTTCCCCAGAAAGCTACTGAACAACAGGCGGACAAACAGTAA
- a CDS encoding acyl-CoA carboxylase subunit beta produces MQKLEDKYRIFEDKNKAAEAGGGEARIAKQHDGGKLTARERIDVFLDKGTFVELDKIVTHSCTNFGMDENKIPGDGVVSGYGKVDGRLVYVFAQDFTVFGGSLSRTNADKIVKVTQLAMKMGAPIIGLNDSGGARIQEGVRSLAGYADIFWLNVKASGVVPQISSIMGPCAGGAVYSPALTDFIFMVKDTSYMFVTGPEVVKTVTHEEVTKEQLGGAMTHNAKSGVAHFLGQDDEQTLMMIRELLSYLPSNNMEDPPVIPCTDDVEREDEQLQTIVPPDPNKPYDMHTIIRSVVDDNHFFEVMPHFAQNITVGFARMGGRTVGVVANQPDHLAGVLDIDSSVKGARFVRFCDSFNIPLVTFVDVPGFLPGTTQEFGGIIRHGAKLLYAYAEATVPKITVITRKAYGGAYDVMASKHLAADMNMAWPTAEIAVMGPEGAVNIIFRNDKDDESKAKRVDDYRDNFANPYRAAELGYIDEIIMPKDTRKKVIMALEMTKNKSETNPPKKHGNIPL; encoded by the coding sequence ATGCAGAAACTTGAAGATAAGTACCGGATTTTTGAAGATAAAAACAAAGCGGCCGAAGCCGGTGGTGGCGAGGCTCGAATTGCCAAACAGCACGACGGCGGGAAACTGACCGCCCGTGAACGTATTGATGTTTTTCTCGACAAAGGAACATTTGTCGAACTGGATAAAATAGTCACACACAGCTGCACCAATTTTGGGATGGATGAGAATAAAATCCCGGGTGATGGTGTAGTGTCTGGTTACGGAAAAGTAGACGGACGTCTGGTGTATGTATTTGCGCAGGATTTCACCGTTTTTGGTGGTTCGCTGAGTCGGACCAATGCCGATAAAATCGTCAAGGTAACGCAACTGGCGATGAAAATGGGAGCTCCAATCATCGGGTTGAACGACTCGGGGGGTGCCCGTATTCAGGAAGGTGTACGAAGCCTGGCTGGTTATGCGGATATTTTCTGGTTGAACGTAAAAGCTTCGGGTGTTGTTCCGCAGATTTCATCCATCATGGGACCATGTGCCGGAGGGGCTGTATATTCACCCGCACTGACCGATTTTATCTTCATGGTAAAGGATACCAGTTACATGTTCGTAACCGGACCGGAAGTGGTGAAAACCGTGACTCATGAAGAGGTGACCAAAGAGCAGCTCGGTGGTGCAATGACGCACAACGCAAAAAGTGGTGTGGCTCATTTCCTCGGACAAGATGACGAGCAAACCCTGATGATGATTCGGGAATTGCTGAGTTATCTGCCATCAAATAACATGGAAGATCCGCCGGTCATCCCGTGTACCGACGATGTAGAGCGGGAGGACGAGCAGTTGCAGACTATTGTTCCGCCGGATCCGAACAAGCCGTACGATATGCACACTATTATTCGTTCGGTTGTCGACGATAACCACTTCTTCGAAGTGATGCCACATTTTGCGCAGAACATTACAGTCGGATTTGCCCGCATGGGTGGACGTACGGTAGGCGTTGTGGCTAATCAGCCCGATCACCTCGCAGGAGTGCTGGACATTGATTCGTCGGTGAAAGGTGCCCGTTTTGTTCGTTTCTGCGACTCGTTCAATATTCCGTTGGTTACTTTCGTGGATGTGCCGGGATTCCTTCCGGGAACAACCCAGGAGTTTGGCGGTATCATTCGTCACGGAGCCAAGTTGCTGTATGCCTATGCTGAGGCTACTGTTCCAAAAATTACGGTAATTACCCGGAAAGCTTATGGAGGTGCTTACGATGTGATGGCCAGCAAGCATTTGGCTGCTGACATGAACATGGCATGGCCTACTGCCGAGATTGCGGTAATGGGACCGGAAGGTGCCGTGAATATCATTTTCCGGAATGATAAGGATGATGAGTCGAAAGCGAAGCGCGTAGATGACTACCGTGACAATTTCGCTAATCCGTATCGTGCAGCCGAGCTCGGTTATATCGATGAGATCATCATGCCGAAAGACACCCGTAAGAAGGTGATTATGGCATTGGAGATGACCAAAAACAAGAGCGAAACCAATCCGCCCAAAAAGCACGGAAACATTCCGTTATAG
- a CDS encoding GNAT family N-acetyltransferase: MKSETLTKEKIVVTHTTDADRKAIKKLYHDKYSDGIVPELSEELFPGELSFISRSDGEVNGHLQLIPLQETGKQLSNVLLIGHMVLPVGKEGKALLQEASMCAWELGYKAIVTFEDQGELMEAGFYEFDSPVFSNLNDNTPVYGYDLSWKGTEKIERNLVFPHVRFYLSLRSQS; the protein is encoded by the coding sequence ATGAAATCCGAAACATTAACGAAAGAAAAAATAGTCGTCACTCATACGACAGATGCCGATAGGAAAGCTATCAAAAAACTCTACCACGATAAATATTCCGACGGCATTGTCCCTGAATTGAGCGAAGAATTATTCCCCGGCGAACTTTCCTTCATCTCGCGCTCCGATGGAGAAGTTAACGGACATCTTCAACTTATTCCCCTGCAGGAAACCGGGAAACAATTATCAAATGTTCTGCTAATCGGTCACATGGTTCTTCCCGTAGGGAAAGAAGGTAAGGCTTTGCTACAGGAAGCTTCAATGTGCGCATGGGAACTGGGCTACAAAGCTATCGTCACTTTTGAAGACCAGGGAGAACTAATGGAAGCCGGCTTTTATGAATTTGACTCCCCTGTTTTCAGTAACCTAAATGATAATACGCCGGTGTATGGTTATGATCTTTCCTGGAAAGGAACGGAAAAGATTGAAAGAAACCTGGTGTTCCCGCATGTGCGGTTTTATCTGTCGCTACGCAGCCAGTCGTAA